In a single window of the Frondihabitans peucedani genome:
- a CDS encoding tyrosine recombinase XerC, giving the protein MTTSPEAPSPEGSAPLARDVELFLEHLRHARGLSDNSVRSYGTDLDALLAFVRSRVDGEPATDGIDLDTLRDWLWQSTELGLARATIARRSASARGLTRWLHESGRIAVDVGVRLRAPKAENRLPRVLTREQIDGILAGLAAAASAGDPGALRDLAVIELLYGSGLRVGELVGVDTGDIDQERLTVRVLGKGSKQRVVPFGVPAATALDRYAVKGRPVLASRGGSDPTAFFLGGTGRRLGSRAVYALVAKLLEPLPGSGPAGPHTLRHTAATHLLDGGADLRAVQELLGHSSLGTTQIYTHVSTERLRETYRSAHPRA; this is encoded by the coding sequence GTGACGACCTCACCAGAAGCCCCGTCGCCGGAGGGGTCTGCGCCCCTCGCCCGCGATGTCGAGCTGTTCCTCGAGCACCTGCGGCACGCCCGCGGCCTGAGCGACAACAGCGTGCGGAGCTACGGCACCGACCTCGACGCCCTGCTGGCCTTCGTCCGCAGCCGCGTCGACGGCGAGCCCGCGACCGACGGCATCGACCTCGACACGCTCCGCGACTGGCTGTGGCAGAGCACCGAGCTGGGGCTCGCCCGAGCGACGATCGCCCGGCGCTCCGCATCGGCGCGCGGCCTGACCAGGTGGCTGCACGAGTCGGGCAGGATCGCGGTCGACGTCGGTGTCCGCCTCCGCGCGCCCAAGGCCGAGAACCGGCTGCCGCGCGTGCTCACCCGCGAGCAGATCGACGGCATTCTCGCGGGGCTCGCCGCTGCCGCGTCGGCCGGCGACCCGGGCGCCCTCCGCGACCTGGCCGTCATCGAGCTGCTCTACGGCTCCGGCCTCCGCGTCGGCGAGCTCGTCGGGGTCGACACCGGCGACATCGACCAGGAGCGACTCACCGTCCGCGTGCTCGGCAAGGGCTCGAAGCAGCGCGTCGTGCCGTTCGGGGTCCCGGCCGCCACGGCCCTCGACCGCTACGCGGTGAAGGGGCGGCCGGTGCTGGCGTCGAGAGGCGGTTCCGACCCCACCGCCTTCTTCCTCGGCGGGACCGGCAGACGTCTCGGCTCGCGCGCCGTGTACGCGCTCGTGGCGAAGCTCCTCGAGCCGCTCCCCGGCTCGGGCCCCGCCGGTCCGCACACTCTCCGGCACACCGCTGCCACGCATCTGCTCGACGGCGGCGCCGACCTCCGAGCCGTGCAGGAGCTCCTCGGCCACAGCAGCCTCGGCACCACGCAGATCTACACGCACGTGTCGACGGAGCGCCTCCGCGAGACCTACCGCTCGGCGCACCCGCGCGCCTGA
- a CDS encoding metallophosphoesterase family protein, whose product MTAAGLSPTPGFTIAHLSDTHFLGGSAKWGGVIDTDSQVESALRQLKRSGRRPDAIVLTGDLTDLGEPDAYARLRALVEPVADELGAEIVWVMGNHDERGVYSRQLFDQELPGRDEDHPQDRVYDVRGLRIIAFDSTVPGYHHGDIDEAQLRWLAEVLAEPAPHGTLLALHHPPLETPLELMNILQLRHRDELAEVLRGSDVRAILGGHFHYSTFGLFSGIPVSVASATCTTMDLGAPRDELRQIDALRSFSLVHVYPDGITHSTVPVDEYAPLGGFGADVLARIEAMTPDEQLEAFSRKAPPAETP is encoded by the coding sequence GTGACAGCAGCAGGGCTCTCGCCGACTCCCGGCTTCACCATCGCCCACCTCAGCGACACGCACTTCCTGGGCGGCAGCGCCAAGTGGGGCGGCGTCATCGACACCGACTCCCAGGTCGAGAGCGCGCTCCGGCAGCTGAAGCGGTCGGGTCGCAGGCCCGACGCGATCGTGCTCACCGGCGACCTGACCGACCTCGGCGAGCCGGACGCGTACGCGCGGCTCCGCGCGCTCGTCGAACCGGTCGCCGACGAGCTCGGCGCCGAGATCGTCTGGGTGATGGGCAACCACGACGAGCGCGGCGTCTACTCCCGGCAGTTGTTCGACCAGGAGCTCCCCGGCCGCGACGAGGACCACCCGCAGGACCGCGTGTACGACGTCCGCGGGCTCCGCATCATCGCCTTCGACAGCACCGTCCCCGGGTACCACCACGGCGACATCGACGAGGCGCAGCTGCGGTGGCTGGCCGAGGTGCTCGCGGAGCCTGCGCCCCACGGAACCCTGCTGGCGCTGCACCACCCGCCGCTCGAGACGCCGCTCGAGCTGATGAACATCCTGCAGCTGCGGCACCGCGACGAGCTCGCCGAGGTGCTGCGGGGGAGCGACGTCCGCGCGATCCTGGGCGGCCACTTCCACTACTCGACCTTCGGCCTGTTCTCGGGCATCCCGGTGTCGGTCGCATCCGCGACGTGCACGACGATGGACCTCGGCGCGCCACGCGACGAGCTCCGGCAGATCGACGCCCTCCGCTCCTTCTCGCTCGTGCACGTCTACCCCGACGGGATCACCCACTCCACCGTCCCCGTCGACGAGTACGCGCCCCTCGGCGGGTTCGGCGCCGACGTCCTGGCCCGGATCGAGGCCATGACGCCGGACGAGCAGCTCGAGGCGTTCTCCCGCAAGGCGCCGCCGGCCGAGACGCCGTGA